Below is a window of Apium graveolens cultivar Ventura unplaced genomic scaffold, ASM990537v1 ctg1992, whole genome shotgun sequence DNA.
GTGACcttttaggttattattacgttggcaataattttattttccaataataaaattataaacaatgagtgacatctagtaatacatcatttctCCTCAAGTAATAATACTAATAATTGGTGgttcaattaaacctttcgtgaataatgtacagtGTAATATAATcactttagccttatattatagatcaaacaTGAGGCATGTATTGTGccatcctctgttaacgtttaatccttctttccttgatcaatgagtaaactattaaataaattagtatttgagcacggccatgcattttatagtcttactcaatcaagaggccaataatatcactcctttaatataggagggataaatcccatctagatcattcatatttctcatacgatttatAATATATCCAATGCCTACTTTTAtgattacccggtcaaggataactttcaatagtatcaaagtatattaaatctcgtatagaaatataatgatttcaggtctaaggaccaataaatcattatcactgtgagattaacttataacatattaaacatgtagtatctcacaacgggtcaatccagcaccatgtatttaatacatgtgcatgtgttttgactttagtatcaccatatctatgatcaatgagatgtgatcatcagtcaacaaatacactagtctcaacgtatttattatcgtcccttaataATAGTACTTGattagggacctttaggaatataatattattctcataatctcatttataagtcatgtacttagagatatagattaaCATATCacattccaaggacatttattaatctaacatattatcgcagaaaataaggatataataaattactaaagaataatccatagaatcataatttaataatccaaatatttcataacataaacataatagtgttgtctaaAGGGCGCACACACTAACAATATGGACAAGGCTTTTGTACTTAGAAGATCTCGATAACAGTTTCATTTACAGAATCCAATTATCATGAAGATTCCAAATTGTCAGTCAACAAAcatttttatcattaaaatgaAAATTCTCATTTAACATGGATGTGCTGGGATCGAATGACACAACACAAATATGCAGGGGGTATGGGCTTCCAGAATTTTAGGGATTTCAACCTTTCTATGTTTGGTAAGCAAGGCTGGAGATTCATCTTTAATCCGAACATCTTAGTTACAAAGTTGTACAAGGCTAGATATTTTGCTAACACATATTTTCTAAATGCCAATTTGGGACATAATCCTAGCTTCGTTTGGACAAGTATATTGCAAGCAAAACACTAGATTACATAAGGTGTTAGATAGAGAATTGGTACGAGACAGAACATTAAAATTCTGGGACAACCATGGTTATCTGATGTCAATGATCCTTATGTCACCACAACTTCACAGACATTAGACAACAGAACCGTAGATTCACTGATGTGCATTGATAAAAAAGAGTGGGACGTAGACCTTATGAATGATATGTTTAATGTAAGAGATCAAAAGTGTGTCAAGGATACGAGGATGGAGGATGGTAATGATGAAAATTTGATTGACTGGAGTCATGACATCACATGAGTATATACTGTTAAGAGTGTTTACAAGTTACTGCAAAAACAGAATGGTACATAACGACGTGATGATGATGCAGGCATTTGGAAAAAGCCATGAAGTATAAAAGCACCACCGAAAACTCTTAACTTGGTTTGGCGTGCTCTTACAAATTGCTTACCAACTCTTGTCTAATTGCAATCTAAACATGTGCAGGTCCATGTTATGTTCTAAATTTGTCACGAGGAGACGAAAATGATCCTACATAGTCTTATTACATATTCATATGCTCAACGTTGCTAGATGATCTTAAACAGGGGTTTGCAAGAAACTATGCACATTGATTTTGCAACGTGGTTGGAGAAAGCTCTGGATAATACAACCACAAAAGATATAACTAAAATTATAACCCTTTGTTGGGCAATATGCCGAGCTCGTAATGATTTAGTTTGGAACCAAATGCCTTCAACAATAAACAAAACAATCGATGCAGCGAATCAATATCTTACATAATGGACACTAGCCCAAAACATGTCCTCTATTGCTATTCTCCACCCATTTTTTGAAGAAGATGGAGCTTACACCCGGGTTAAGTCTCATATAAGTTCCGTTAAGGTATCAGTTGACACAACTATTTTTGAAGACAAGGAAACAATAGGTTTTGGACTCATTGCTAGGGATTCTGAAGGTTCGCTTCTTCAAGATAAATCCATTATTAATAATAACCTAGTCTCTTTAGTGCTGGAGGAAACGATGTTTATAAAAGAGACTTTGAGTTGGATCAATGATAAGCAGTGGACTAGTGTCACATTGGAATCTGATTGCCTAGTGGTGGTGCAAGCGATCATGAACAGAACACAAATGAGGTTACAGTTTGGAGTGGTTGTTGAAGAATGTCAGAAGCATCTCCTTCGTTTGAacatagtttttttattttttgttaaaCGATGTGCATATATGGTTGGACGTCAACTTGTTAGGGAATCATATGGTTGTAGTTTTGACAGGAATTCGATTCCTTGTTTGGTTAGAAACTGTATTGAGATGGATTTGATTACTTAATAAAAACTCTCAGCTTTTCTTCAAAAAAAATACCGAAATGTTTCCCTTAATTTAGATTGAAAACACTCATGAATGTTAATTTTAATTATCctaaaactgattttataaaaCATAATATTGTAATTTTTGTAATATATATCACGAAAGTTACATTTTATCATACTAAGTACAAACTAATTAAccttaattaatatttttaacgaatataaattttttgataaaataaaattttgctTTATATTTTAGGGTGTTTTTGGTATTGATGTTAAAGACAGTAACATCATCTATTTGcttaaaagtaattaaaaaaacAGTTTGATAAAAAATTAAAACTGCTTATCTAAAAAGCGTAAAAATTGTTGTTGGAGAAAGTAAGTATCCCGATGAGAAGCAGTTGATGTTGTTGCTTAAAGCTGCTTTTGCCCAAGCACCCCACGTAAGTTTAACTTTGGAAAAAACTGCTTTTCAGCTTTTATCTTTTATGAGAAATAGATGCTGATTTCACCGTCAAAACTCACAAacaatattattattttattttatacatcaaaatatattttataaaaagttAACCAATTGATTAAcgggagatggagaaaaatacggtaagattatattttataaaaagttAACCAATTAACGAGAAAAATGAAAAAAACTAACAAAacaattatataatttttacaatATCACTTTTTTATCTTTGAGCCTCAGTTAAAATATCTCAAATACATCACACTATTTTCTATTTTGGTGTGAAATTTACATCAAAATGGTGTAAAAATTATACCATTTTCATATTAAACTTAAACTCACGTACACTAAATCATGCACCATTCTTATACtatgtatattattttattgttaaagtacaaaataaagtataaaaataataaagttgGTAGAATATAAATGgaataactttattttatataAGGAGTATAAGGGTAATGTTGAAACTAACAAAAAACTTTTAACAAAAACTCTAAAAATTTGGTGTACATCCAAATAGCATAAAAGTACAATATTGAAGTTGGGTGGGGTATGGTTTTGGGCCGATAAATTCTCACTTTAAACTTTTGTTGCCCAATGGATAAGCCCAAATTAAACAGGCCCAATTTCCAAATACTTCTCCAACTACAAAGACTTCGCCCTTCTCTTCCTTCTAGCCTGCAACCTGCAACTTCCCacacttttacacacacacacatacttatAAACAAACTGATGAAGACTGAAGAAAGACATAGTATAagaatgaagcaagaacaagagGAGAAAAAGAATAATAACATTCCAGTGCTGCCATGGATGAGAAGCCCAGTAGATGTTGATTCTATTTCTAAATGCCTACTTGATGAAGTCCCTTTGATTGATTCCAAGTAGTGTTTTTTCACACCCCTTTTGCTCTTTTTGTTAAATTTGTTGTAAAGATTGTTGCTTTTCTGTTTTTATGTTTGTGTTTTAGATGAATTTTAGTATGTTTTGTTTGCTCAGTTCTTGATTTGGGTTTTGGCGTTGAGTGTAAATTCAAGTCTTGTGATGGTGGTAATTTAATTGCTGATTTGGGTATACGTGTTTGTCGAAAATTGGAGAAATTGATGTATATGAATAGGGTTTAAGAGCATCTAAAACCCAACATTATAACACTATAATAGTGTAAATTTTACACTTTTTTGATGTAATGGGTTGGAGATAGTCTAAGGTTACTTCTTATTTTTTTACTCCGCATTGTAACAATGGGTATAAAATTAGTTTGCCCGCGAATTCCAATATTTTTAGCTGTACGTGTGTATGAAGTTAATATGTTTTGTTTTCCCTGTAAGAGGAATGCACCTTTACGTTCCTGATATATTCAAAGTGAGTAGAAAGGGTACGTTATTCAACTTGCACAAGTATCTGTGTCGGTTTTACCACAGTTGAATAGTACACTTTTAAAAGAATTAGGTTCTCTTCGTTTTAAACGACTTGTTCAAAGTGCAAACACTTCTAAACGCTAAACTCATTTCTCTAAATCACCTTAGGTAAATGTTGTAATGCATTCACATATATGCCTTTACTGGTGGGATGTCTGTATGCTGTCAGAACAAGCCTGAACTAATTTTGCACCTGATAACAAATGCATGGAGCAGGGTGTCATTATTTGCACTTGTTTAATTGGAAAATATGTTGAATCTTTCTACACTGGGCTTGATTGTAAAATTTTCAACTAGGTTGACAGAAGCTTTGCAGGCTAGTGGAATTGTCTCGCTCTTTCCGGTACAACTTGCAGTTTGGCAAGAGACGATAGGACCTGGTTCTTTTGAGCGGGACCTATGCATAAATTCACCTACAGGCAGTGGAAAAACTCTAGCTTATGCTTTGCCACTTGTGCAAATGCTATCAACTCGTTCTGTGAAATATCTTCGTGCTTTGGTGGTGTTACCTACTCGTGACTTAGCTTTACAGGTTAATAAGTTTTCGTACTGCATCCCTAGAGTGAAATTTCGCAAAAAGTAATAATCTAAACAATATTCTCATTCTTCCTTGTTTGAAGATTAATACATAAAATCTAATCTTTATAGTTTTTTAATAGGTCATATGTTGTGTGTGTTTCTTTACAGCAATTTTCTTCTTTTAATGTCTTGTATGACTTGGTTGGAGTCGTATATAATTTTCTCTTGTATGCACTAATGTGGATACAGTGAACATAGCACTCTGCACGATTACTAATAGATGCTCTGGGATCAAGTAAATTCTAAAACCCAAGATAATGCTAAAATACAAGCTCTTATAGAGATGTTGAAATAATAGTATAATTGTTAGAGAATGGCCCTTTAGAATATAAGATCCTGTAAAGGGCCATTCTCTAACAATAATACACATATATTTGTTATACGTCATGTCTGTTACTACCTAATAAACAGATGGGGCTTTATGAAACCTTGAATGCAGTTTATTTTATTAACGTAGGACTGTAGATCCCTTTTCTTAACAAGAAAGAAATACTCACAGTTTAAAAGGACTATGACTGAACGCAAATTAAGGCCTGTCACTGAAAGCATTAGCTTACTGTTTGTAATCATGGTTAAAGTTTCAGGTCTTGTCAGTTGCATAGAGAAAAATTACTGTAACTTAGTATTCATTAATATTTGGCAAAGTGTTGCTTAATTCGGTCAAAtaataacttcattttatttagcAAAAATAGAAATATTAACATCTCAATTTTCTTAGGTTAAAGAAGTCTTCAACACTATTGCATCTGCAGTGGGTTTATCAGTTGGTTTAGCAGTTGGCCAATCTTCAATTGCTGACGAAATTTCAGAACTTATTAAGAGACCTAAGCTTGAGGCAGGTATCTGTTATGAtccagaagatttttcagacgAGTTGCAAAGTTCAGTGGACATATTAGTGGCAACACCTGGAAGGCTGATGGACCATATAAATAATACCAAGGGTTTCACACTTGAGCATCTTTGCTATCTTGTAAGTATCACCATATGTTGAGTAACCATAGTTGCCACTTAAAATTAATTGTCACTTGATCCAAGAAAAGAGGTTAACCTTTTATAAATTGGTCAATTTTAGATATAAAACTCTCCTATTCTTGATAGAACCttttgtaatttttaattttcacAAAACTGGGAGTTTTCATGAAAATGTATTGTCTGAGAGACATTAACATAGTACACTAGTTTACATCCAAGCTTGCCTCTTCTTAACGTAGTAAAGTTGGTTTCTGAAGTCCAATCCAGTTTATAAATGTTATACGTTACAGGTGCTCATGTAGACTACAATCAGGATACAATTGTCATATCAGGCTATTCTATTCTTGTTGCATTTTTCTATAAAAATGAATATTTTGTCTTTGATGTGAATGGTTAAATGCTGTACACTTAGTATTTAGATTATAAATTGACCTTTAAAATGGGAAAGTAGCAAGTGCTTTCCAAAATAGGGCTGAATTTATGAGTATATCTTTTACCTGAATGTTAGTCATGAGTTAGAGTTTACGTATTTCAGGTAGTAGATGAAACAGATCGGTTATTAAGAGAGGCATACCAGTCTTGGCTGCCTACTGTGCTTCAATTGACCCGCTCAAATGATGGAAGTCTCTTTCCCCTTACCAAAAATTTTCTTCCGATGGCCTTTGGATCCGTAAAGACTATGAGGAGAACGTAAGCTCTATGTGATTAAATCTTGTTGCATTATGTTGTTACTAGCCACTTGCCTGTAATGTTCTATGGGTCCACAGTGATTTGATGTCCTGTTTACTTCTTAAATTGATATATTTTTCTGTTATGTGCATCGGCATGTATGAGTTTACTTGATATCTTCAAAGTTGGCGATAAAAAACATATATACCAGAATTGCAATTGTATAGGGTTTCATATATTGCAACTTCTGATAGAAATTGTTACAGTTGCAAATATAGGACAGATACTTAAAGTCTTAAAGTTTAAATGTCTTTATACTTGTTAGTTCCATTCTGATAGGAGTCCGTAGGCCCGGCCAATTTGGAATTAAAGTAGGGTGAATTAAATATTTTCAGATGTGATCTATGTTATTGAAAGAAATATCATATAAAGTTGAATTAGCAGACTGCAGATTAAATGTTCCGAGATATTATTCTTGAAAATTAGCATGCACTTCTGGAATTTCCTCTTATCTTGGGATCTACATGAATATATTATCTGAAAATGCCTATAACATTTCATGTTAACATCTACATGTAATTTTTTTCAGTGGAGTAGAGAGGGGATTTAAGGGAAAACCCTACCCTAGGCTCGCAAAAATGATTTTATCTGCCACACTTACCCAAGATCCAAGCAAACTATCTCAGCTTGAGCTTCATCATCCTTTGTTCTTGACATCGGGGCAGATGCGTTATCAGTTTCCTGAGCAGATGCAATTATTAAAAGTGGTATGACCTTTACCTCATAGTTTACTCAACTATCCTGTATTTCTGATGAAGCTGATAAATCCTTTTTTAGAACTCTATGAATTATCATCCTTTAAATACCTTATCCTATGTATTCCCAAAGCAAAGAAGACCATTTTGATTAGTTTAACTTACAAATTTTATCAGCTATTGAAATGTTTTATAAAACTGTTCTCTTCTTTAATCTTTTTGAATTTATCAACTGCAAATGATTGTTCTTCCTCAATATAAGGGATACGGATCCTTTTTAACATTGGGCATGTTTTGATTTCAGTAACAACATAGCTTTTTCATGAATTGTATTGCTCTATATTGTCTACTCATTCATCTTTATGCAGATATGTGAACCAAACTGTAAACCCCTGTACCTGGTTGCGCTGCTGCAATCTCTGCATGGTGAGAAGAGCATTGTCTTCACATCATCTGTCGATTCGACACATAGACTATGTGCTTTACTTAATTTTTTTGGCAATATGAATATTAATATCAAGGAGTATTCTGGAGTTCAACATCAGGCTGTAAGAAGGTACCTTCAATACACTGCAGTATGTATACATCGAAGCTATATATTCTTCAGAATTAATACTGGACTGTGGCAAAGACTCAATATGCATATGAAGGTCTGATGGCTTGATGAATTAAGTTTTAATGAGATGCTTAAGCATGCCTATATAAAACTTGGGGTCTAAACTTAGCAGATATTGACATGTATGCTTAGTCCTTGTGCTCTTCAACTATGTCATTTCCTGAATTTCCATTTAAATAAGCTTAAACCCACCCATTAGGAAAATAGTTTTTTGCCTAAGATGTACAAGTGCATATTTTCATGGACCGCTCTATAATAGGACATATTTCTGTTAGGATCTGCACTGTACTAGTGTTTACTGTGCTATTAGTACTATTACTGTGTTAGTAGTAATTAGTGGAAGGGTAATTGTAATTCTGTCTTTTCATTCCAGAAGTTAGTTACAGGAGACGGTCTATAAAAACTGTTCCACAATTAAGCATGATGAATATATGAAAATGGAACTTGTTCCACAATTCTATCTCTCTTCTCTCTAGTGTCTCTCTCTCTAAAACCTGTCTTCTTTCTCAAGATTCTCGTCTCTCTCTAACTGATCTCTCTTGATTCTATCTCTTTCTCTCTGGATTCTACTTCAATTATCTCTATTTCTCTGTTAAAACACAGAAAATACCAAAAATAGTCTCAATCAGGTCTGGAACTCACTAGTTCCTGACAATTTCCATGTTTAAAGATCTACTTCATTTATGTAACATTTCATATGTATCCCACACATAATTCGTGTTTGCTTGACCAATTTTCAACACTTTCTCTACAATGTGTTCTGTGCGGACTTCTGATTTTCAAGTAAGAAGTCAAAGCACTTCACCATAATTGTCAAACTCTTGCCTTCAGTAAACTACGTTCAGGATAAGATGTTACAGTCTATGGTGAGAATATGTTCGGGGATTGGGTTTATTTGTAGAATGTATTGTCTTTTATGtaagaaaaataattaaaattcgtaaGTGCTAGACATGTTCTACAGAATGGGAATTGCATTGACATTTTATAACGTTGTAATTGACTTGACAAATTTAATATTAAACCAACCTCATGCGACTTCAAATGTATTTTtccatatttaattatttatttgtttttctaTAGTTTACAAGTTATACATTGTCAATCAAACTATTTAAACACATTTTAActtgtaaataaaaaaaatacttaTGCCTTACAGGTCATGAAAAAGTGACATTACTTTCTTTTAATGGCAAGTCAAAGGTCCCGTAAGAGTCTCTCGGAGATCCTTTTTTGTATTAAAAGAATCTATATTTAAGTTTAATTATTTTTCAAGTTCTAATATGATGGTCTGCAATAGAACCTTAATAACCAACACAGAGTTTCATTAATTAATTAGAAAAGCTGGTTCTGTGCATTTTATGTACTTGCTTGTAACTTCTATTTGTAGTAGCTGTTCGTCATCATCTGACCAAATGAAGTCTGACGAGTGTGTTAAATATATCAAACAGCAAAACACTGAAGGCCTTCAGAACAGGTGAAGTTCAAGTTCTTGTTTCATCAGATGCAATGACTCGTGGAATGGACGTTGAGGGCGTACGAAATGTTATAAACTACGATACACCTCCATATATCAAGACATTTATTCATCGAGCTGGTCGAACAGCAAGAGCAGGACTGGGAGGACGCTGCTTTACGTTGCTGCATAATGATGAGGTACTTTTTGGATGATGTAGGTAGATTGTGTTCTAGTTCTAGCTATACATGTTCCAAGTTGCGTTtcccacacacacacacacacagattACCTGTTCTACACTGTTTCATGTAGCACTCATTTTATTGTATATGTGCTGAGAAGATGGGAGGATTTTTGTGATACTTCTCAAAATGACGAtgatattgttaattattattactATGTTGATTATAATAATTTCTTCAAGTCGCATTGAGGAGAAATTTCGGGCTCAGGATTAATGTAAGAGAAGTGATGAGGATCAAGAAATGAAAATATTAATTGGTACATACATTATGTTAATATTTGAACCCATGTAAGAAACCTATTATAAGCCAAATCCAACTAGGAAAATACATCGAAACCAAATCCAGTATGGAAAATAATCAACTATGTTGGACGGAGCAGGGAGGGAGGTGGGGGGGGGGAGGGGTCAGGGGGGGAGAGGGGGGCGAATGATGGAGGGAGAGGAaaggagagagagggagagagcgAGCCCATTATTATTGCTTGTTTTCAGTAAATTAGCATAATTAGCATATGCAAAACACATAAAGATTTACTTTAATAAACAGTCAAATGGGACGGGTTCCAATTACTTCTTTGCCCTTCGTGCACCATATTGATATTTGCATCCAAGTTTCAGTTATTAGTGTTTAAATTTTCATATTCAAATCAATAAGAGCGGTATTATTTCCCGAGTATCTTGATGTGGAGTATGGTCTATGGATCAGTTCCTGgtgataattaaataaatgtaacgaCAGTTTTCTGACAAACGAGTTCCAGTAAAAGCCATTACCGGTTTTAATATATTTCAAAGTTATTATATCTTCCGTATGCTCATCATATTAGGGTTAAATTTACCTTATTTCAGGACAGACGATTCAAGAAGATATTACGAAAAGCCGATAATAACTCTTGTTCTCGTCATTCTGTTACCCCGGATTCATTGGAGCCACTTCGCTCCATGTATGCTTCTGGTAAATTTTCTCTAATGTTCCTAATGTTTGAGATTCCCAAGGTCGGGGATGTCATAATTGCCAACTTCCTGTCTTTAGCATTTTCCACCATCTGATTAATGCCAATCCTAAATTTTCATGTTAACTATATTTTTGAACACTTGTTACCTCTGTTTCTTTCTGAGGGTAAAAGGGTCACAACAGTTTGTAATGACTATGTTGTGTCTATATTGTGTATATATAAGATTTATCCCCAAACTGAATGTTAAACCTCAATTTTAAACACAAGTTCAACCTGAAATTCTAATTTCATTGCTAACATGTGTGCAAGTGGTAAATGGTTTGTGGAAATAATAGGATGGACTGATTTGAACGGGGGTCGAAATTTTTTTGGTTGTGTTGATACAGCTAATAAGTATAGTTATTTTAGGTGGTTTTTGGCTTTTTACACACGACTCCATATGCTATCATTTTCCATCTAGTATAATAAATTTACGTTATTTTAAATCTATGGGATTCAATTGGGTTTACTACCATATTTTTATATATGAAGAGGTGATAAAAAGACGAATGCAAAAATTAAATAAGAACCAATAACATAACAAGTGCCAAAAATGCTATGTATATTATTAGTTCCTCAAGATTAAAGTGTCTCTCCGAACATCATTAGAAACCAGGCTATCATTTGAAAGATATATCCTCCAATGTTGACACCCATATATAAAATCTCAAAAGTGTAATGGATTTCTTGATTTTGCA
It encodes the following:
- the LOC141700255 gene encoding DEAD-box ATP-dependent RNA helicase 1 isoform X4 — protein: MKTEERHSIRMKQEQEEKKNNNIPVLPWMRSPVDVDSISKCLLDEVPLIDSKLTEALQASGIVSLFPVQLAVWQETIGPGSFERDLCINSPTGSGKTLAYALPLVQMLSTRSVKYLRALVVLPTRDLALQVKEVFNTIASAVGLSVGLAVGQSSIADEISELIKRPKLEAGICYDPEDFSDELQSSVDILVATPGRLMDHINNTKGFTLEHLCYLVVDETDRLLREAYQSWLPTVLQLTRSNDGSLFPLTKNFLPMAFGSVKTMRRTGVERGFKGKPYPRLAKMILSATLTQDPSKLSQLELHHPLFLTSGQMRYQFPEQMQLLKVICEPNCKPLYLVALLQSLHGEKSIVFTSSVDSTHRLCALLNFFGNMNINIKEYSGVQHQAVRSKTLKAFRTGEVQVLVSSDAMTRGMDVEGVRNVINYDTPPYIKTFIHRAGRTARAGLGGRCFTLLHNDEDRRFKKILRKADNNSCSRHSVTPDSLEPLRSML
- the LOC141700255 gene encoding DEAD-box ATP-dependent RNA helicase 1 isoform X5 is translated as MKTEERHSIRMKQEQEEKKNNNIPVLPWMRSPVDVDSISKCLLDEVPLIDSKLTEALQASGIVSLFPVQLAVWQETIGPGSFERDLCINSPTGSGKTLAYALPLVQMLSTRSVKYLRALVVLPTRDLALQVKEVFNTIASAVGLSVGLAVGQSSIADEISELIKRPKLEAGICYDPEDFSDELQSSVDILVATPGRLMDHINNTKGFTLEHLCYLVVDETDRLLREAYQSWLPTVLQLTRSNDGSLFPLTKNFLPMAFGSVKTMRRTGVERGFKGKPYPRLAKMILSATLTQDPSKLSQLELHHPLFLTSGQMRYQFPEQMQLLKVICEPNCKPLYLVALLQSLHGEKSIVFTSSVDSTHRLCALLNFFGNMNINIKEYSGVQHQAVRSKTLKAFRTGEVQVLVSSDAMTRGMDVEGVRNVINYDTPPYIKTFIHRAGRTARAGLGGRCFTLLHNDEVISYNR
- the LOC141700255 gene encoding DEAD-box ATP-dependent RNA helicase 1 isoform X3; protein product: MKTEERHSIRMKQEQEEKKNNNIPVLPWMRSPVDVDSISKCLLDEVPLIDSKLTEALQASGIVSLFPVQLAVWQETIGPGSFERDLCINSPTGSGKTLAYALPLVQMLSTRSVKYLRALVVLPTRDLALQVKEVFNTIASAVGLSVGLAVGQSSIADEISELIKRPKLEAGICYDPEDFSDELQSSVDILVATPGRLMDHINNTKGFTLEHLCYLVVDETDRLLREAYQSWLPTVLQLTRSNDGSLFPLTKNFLPMAFGSVKTMRRTGVERGFKGKPYPRLAKMILSATLTQDPSKLSQLELHHPLFLTSGQMRYQFPEQMQLLKVICEPNCKPLYLVALLQSLHGEKSIVFTSSVDSTHRLCALLNFFGNMNINIKEYSGVQHQAVRSKTLKAFRTGEVQVLVSSDAMTRGMDVEGVRNVINYDTPPYIKTFIHRAGRTARAGLGGRCFTLLHNDEDRRFKKILRKADNNSCSRHSVTPDSLEPLRSMYASGYKL
- the LOC141700255 gene encoding DEAD-box ATP-dependent RNA helicase 1 isoform X2, which gives rise to MKTEERHSIRMKQEQEEKKNNNIPVLPWMRSPVDVDSISKCLLDEVPLIDSKLTEALQASGIVSLFPVQLAVWQETIGPGSFERDLCINSPTGSGKTLAYALPLVQMLSTRSVKYLRALVVLPTRDLALQVKEVFNTIASAVGLSVGLAVGQSSIADEISELIKRPKLEAGICYDPEDFSDELQSSVDILVATPGRLMDHINNTKGFTLEHLCYLVVDETDRLLREAYQSWLPTVLQLTRSNDGSLFPLTKNFLPMAFGSVKTMRRTGVERGFKGKPYPRLAKMILSATLTQDPSKLSQLELHHPLFLTSGQMRYQFPEQMQLLKVICEPNCKPLYLVALLQSLHGEKSIVFTSSVDSTHRLCALLNFFGNMNINIKEYSGVQHQAVRSKTLKAFRTGEVQVLVSSDAMTRGMDVEGVRNVINYDTPPYIKTFIHRAGRTARAGLGGRCFTLLHNDEDRRFKKILRKADNNSCSRHSVTPDSLEPLRSIFSKIEGEC
- the LOC141700255 gene encoding DEAD-box ATP-dependent RNA helicase 1 isoform X1, whose product is MKTEERHSIRMKQEQEEKKNNNIPVLPWMRSPVDVDSISKCLLDEVPLIDSKLTEALQASGIVSLFPVQLAVWQETIGPGSFERDLCINSPTGSGKTLAYALPLVQMLSTRSVKYLRALVVLPTRDLALQVKEVFNTIASAVGLSVGLAVGQSSIADEISELIKRPKLEAGICYDPEDFSDELQSSVDILVATPGRLMDHINNTKGFTLEHLCYLVVDETDRLLREAYQSWLPTVLQLTRSNDGSLFPLTKNFLPMAFGSVKTMRRTGVERGFKGKPYPRLAKMILSATLTQDPSKLSQLELHHPLFLTSGQMRYQFPEQMQLLKVICEPNCKPLYLVALLQSLHGEKSIVFTSSVDSTHRLCALLNFFGNMNINIKEYSGVQHQAVRSKTLKAFRTGEVQVLVSSDAMTRGMDVEGVRNVINYDTPPYIKTFIHRAGRTARAGLGGRCFTLLHNDEDRRFKKILRKADNNSCSRHSVTPDSLEPLRSMYASALAKLKESVESKTGKKRKAGMRSSHMGKRY